One segment of Polyangiaceae bacterium DNA contains the following:
- a CDS encoding AAA family ATPase produces the protein MALKSRYLRNSVVRDLERKMVFVAGPRQVGKTTFARALPGGKAGYLSWDDPDDRQRILARELPSSRLWVFDELHKYRRWRNYLKGIGDKRPRGQGIVVTGSARLDYYRFGGDSLQGRYHYFRMHPLSAAELKLRTSKELDELLTLGGFPEPFLSGSEVEARRWSRQYRTLLVREEVSDLESVHDMGTLELLAQRLPELVGSPLSINALREDLEVSHRTLARWLDILERLYSLFRLAPFGAPKLRAVKKARKHYHFDWTLVQEPGVRFENLVAAHLLKWVHFQQDEQGLDLDLRFFRDVDGREVDFVVLNGRAPVLLVECKWADDGVSPGLRYLKERFPKAEAWQISATGTRDFQSAEGIRVAPALTLLRQWV, from the coding sequence GTGGCCCTCAAGTCTAGATATCTGCGCAATTCCGTGGTTCGGGACCTGGAGCGCAAGATGGTGTTCGTTGCGGGACCGCGCCAGGTGGGCAAGACGACCTTCGCTCGAGCTTTGCCCGGAGGCAAAGCGGGATACCTGTCTTGGGACGACCCAGACGACCGCCAGCGCATATTGGCGAGGGAGCTTCCCTCATCGCGGCTATGGGTGTTCGACGAGCTGCACAAGTACCGGCGTTGGCGCAACTACCTGAAGGGCATTGGGGACAAGCGGCCGCGTGGTCAGGGAATCGTCGTCACGGGAAGCGCGCGGCTGGACTACTACCGCTTTGGCGGTGACTCGCTCCAGGGTCGCTATCACTACTTTCGGATGCATCCGCTGTCCGCTGCAGAGCTGAAGCTGCGGACGAGCAAGGAGCTCGACGAGCTACTGACCCTTGGAGGCTTTCCGGAGCCGTTCCTTTCCGGCTCGGAGGTGGAGGCTCGGCGTTGGTCGCGTCAGTATCGAACCCTCTTGGTTCGAGAGGAAGTTTCCGATCTGGAGAGCGTGCACGACATGGGAACGCTGGAGCTTCTTGCCCAGCGACTGCCGGAACTCGTTGGCTCGCCGCTTTCCATCAACGCTTTGCGCGAGGACCTGGAAGTCAGCCATCGGACGCTCGCTCGCTGGCTGGACATCTTGGAACGGCTCTACTCGCTGTTCCGCCTTGCCCCCTTCGGCGCGCCCAAGCTGCGCGCCGTAAAAAAGGCACGCAAGCACTACCACTTCGATTGGACGCTAGTACAGGAGCCGGGGGTGCGTTTCGAGAACCTGGTCGCGGCGCATCTCTTGAAGTGGGTTCATTTCCAACAGGACGAACAGGGCCTCGACCTGGATCTTCGCTTCTTTCGCGACGTGGATGGGCGCGAAGTCGACTTCGTCGTTCTGAACGGTCGCGCTCCCGTGCTTCTCGTCGAATGCAAGTGGGCTGATGACGGAGTGAGTCCGGGCTTACGCTATCTGAAGGAACGCTTCCCCAAGGCCGAAGCTTGGCAAATCAGTGCCACGGGCACCCGTGACTTCCAGTCTGCCGAAGGCATTCGCGTCGCTCCTGCTCTGACGCTGCTACGGCAGTGGGTGTAG
- a CDS encoding CAP domain-containing protein: MGSGVPVVRCGLRGAGSCFVAFALAVVGCGSDSDESNGAGTGANGGTSAAGGSATGGSGNGGSGASGAGTGTGASGGAGAATGSGGGTSIPESCDGAPLTQWEQKMLDDHNKWRGSVNPPAANMYRVHWDKAVAQNAANWVASCDPDWPHSPESTRKNVGGYDVLGENLSYCAGTGCAENPGITDGSGMGDGEGWWEERQDYDWATDSSSGVTSHYTQMVSSNVYAIGCATRQCNAPGPGGWNDKWWWTICQYGPRGQAYFQGTKPYDSGSGGLTDPPASVYDQHPALCKSP, encoded by the coding sequence ATGGGTTCTGGAGTTCCTGTAGTCCGATGTGGTCTCCGTGGGGCCGGTAGCTGTTTCGTCGCCTTCGCGCTTGCGGTCGTTGGCTGCGGCAGTGATTCCGATGAGAGCAACGGTGCGGGCACCGGTGCCAATGGTGGAACTTCCGCGGCAGGGGGGTCCGCGACGGGTGGTTCGGGCAACGGCGGAAGCGGAGCATCGGGCGCGGGCACTGGCACTGGGGCCAGTGGAGGCGCGGGCGCGGCAACGGGTAGCGGAGGAGGAACGTCCATTCCCGAGTCCTGCGATGGCGCCCCGCTCACGCAATGGGAGCAGAAGATGCTCGACGACCACAACAAGTGGCGAGGCTCCGTCAATCCACCTGCAGCGAACATGTATCGCGTGCACTGGGACAAGGCGGTCGCGCAGAACGCTGCAAACTGGGTGGCGAGCTGCGATCCCGATTGGCCACACTCGCCGGAGAGCACGCGCAAGAACGTCGGAGGCTACGACGTTCTTGGCGAGAACCTGTCCTACTGTGCAGGTACGGGATGCGCAGAGAACCCGGGCATCACTGACGGCAGCGGCATGGGTGACGGCGAAGGTTGGTGGGAAGAGCGCCAGGACTACGACTGGGCCACGGACTCCAGCTCTGGCGTCACTTCGCACTACACGCAGATGGTGTCGTCCAACGTCTACGCCATCGGATGTGCCACCAGGCAATGCAACGCGCCGGGCCCCGGAGGCTGGAACGACAAATGGTGGTGGACGATCTGCCAGTACGGCCCACGGGGCCAGGCCTACTTTCAAGGTACGAAGCCCTATGACTCGGGTTCGGGCGGGCTGACGGATCCACCGGCGTCGGTGTACGACCAGCATCCAGCTCTGTGCAAGTCGCCCTGA